A single genomic interval of Phocoena sinus isolate mPhoSin1 chromosome 15, mPhoSin1.pri, whole genome shotgun sequence harbors:
- the JMJD8 gene encoding jmjC domain-containing protein 8 isoform X1, whose product MALGVRLLLLLALWALVVPARSLREAGDGGWWRPGPGAPAAVAEEECCTVERRANLSYAEFVQHYAFSRPVILQGLTDNSRFRDLCSRQRLLALFGDSVVRLSTANTYSYQKVDLPFQEYVEQMLHPQDPFSMGNDTLYFFGDNNFTEWASLFRHYSPPPFNLLGTIPAYSFGIAGAGSGVPFHWHGPGFSEVIYGRKRWFLYPPAKTPEFHPNKTTLAWLRDTYPALALSARPLECTIHAGEVLYFPDRWWHATLNLETSVFISTFLS is encoded by the exons ATGGCGTTGGGGGTGCGGCTACTCCTGTTGCTCGCGCTCTGGGCGCTGGTGGTTCCGGCCCGGAGCCTCCGGGAGGCAGGCGACGGAGGGTG GTGGCGGCCCGGGCCGGGGGCGCCGGCGGCCGTGGCGGAGGAGGAATGCTGCACCGTAGAGCGCCGGGCCAATCTCAGCTACGCCGAGTTCGTGCAGCA cTACGCCTTTTCCAGACCTGTCATTCTGCAGGGGCTCACAGACAACTCG AGGTTCCGGGACCTGTGCTCCCGTCAAAGGCTGCTGGCCTTGTTTGGGGACAGCGTGGTCCGGTTGAGCACTGCCAACACCTACTCCTACCAGAAAG TGGACCTGCCCTTTCAGGAGTATGTGGAGCAGATGCTGCACCCCCAGGACCCCTTCTCCATGGGCAATG ACACCCTGTACTTCTTTGGGGACAATAACTTCACGGAATGGGCATCACTTTTTCGGCACTACTCTCCACCTCCATTCAACCTGCTAGGTACCATTCCTGCTTATAGCTTTGGAATTGCAG GTGCCGGCTCTGGGGTGCCCTTCCACTGGCACGGGCCCGGGTTCTCAGAGGTGATCTATGGCCGAAAG CGCTGGTTCCTGTACCCTCCTGCGAAGACACCTGAATTCCACCCCAACAAGACCACACTGGCCTGGCTCCGGGACACATACCCGGCCCTGGCACTATCTGCACGGCCCCTGGAATGCACCATCCACGCTGGTGAG gTGCTGTATTTCCCTGACCGATGGTGGCACGCCACACTCAACCTCGAGACCAGCGTCTTCATCTCTACCTTTCTCAGCTAG
- the JMJD8 gene encoding jmjC domain-containing protein 8 isoform X5 gives MALGVRLLLLLALWALVVPARSLREAGDGGWWRPGPGAPAAVAEEECCTVERRANLSYAEFVQHYAFSRPVILQGLTDNSRFRDLCSRQRLLALFGDSVVRLSTANTYSYQKVDLPFQEYVEQMLHPQDPFSMGNGAGSGVPFHWHGPGFSERWFLYPPAKTPEFHPNKTTLAWLRDTYPALALSARPLECTIHAGEVLYFPDRWWHATLNLETSVFISTFLS, from the exons ATGGCGTTGGGGGTGCGGCTACTCCTGTTGCTCGCGCTCTGGGCGCTGGTGGTTCCGGCCCGGAGCCTCCGGGAGGCAGGCGACGGAGGGTG GTGGCGGCCCGGGCCGGGGGCGCCGGCGGCCGTGGCGGAGGAGGAATGCTGCACCGTAGAGCGCCGGGCCAATCTCAGCTACGCCGAGTTCGTGCAGCA cTACGCCTTTTCCAGACCTGTCATTCTGCAGGGGCTCACAGACAACTCG AGGTTCCGGGACCTGTGCTCCCGTCAAAGGCTGCTGGCCTTGTTTGGGGACAGCGTGGTCCGGTTGAGCACTGCCAACACCTACTCCTACCAGAAAG TGGACCTGCCCTTTCAGGAGTATGTGGAGCAGATGCTGCACCCCCAGGACCCCTTCTCCATGGGCAATG GTGCCGGCTCTGGGGTGCCCTTCCACTGGCACGGGCCCGGGTTCTCAGAG CGCTGGTTCCTGTACCCTCCTGCGAAGACACCTGAATTCCACCCCAACAAGACCACACTGGCCTGGCTCCGGGACACATACCCGGCCCTGGCACTATCTGCACGGCCCCTGGAATGCACCATCCACGCTGGTGAG gTGCTGTATTTCCCTGACCGATGGTGGCACGCCACACTCAACCTCGAGACCAGCGTCTTCATCTCTACCTTTCTCAGCTAG
- the JMJD8 gene encoding jmjC domain-containing protein 8 isoform X2, which translates to MALGVRLLLLLALWALVVPARSLREAGDGGWWRPGPGAPAAVAEEECCTVERRANLSYAEFVQHYAFSRPVILQGLTDNSRFRDLCSRQRLLALFGDSVVRLSTANTYSYQKVDLPFQEYVEQMLHPQDPFSMGNDTLYFFGDNNFTEWASLFRHYSPPPFNLLGTIPAYSFGIAGAGSGVPFHWHGPGFSERWFLYPPAKTPEFHPNKTTLAWLRDTYPALALSARPLECTIHAGEVLYFPDRWWHATLNLETSVFISTFLS; encoded by the exons ATGGCGTTGGGGGTGCGGCTACTCCTGTTGCTCGCGCTCTGGGCGCTGGTGGTTCCGGCCCGGAGCCTCCGGGAGGCAGGCGACGGAGGGTG GTGGCGGCCCGGGCCGGGGGCGCCGGCGGCCGTGGCGGAGGAGGAATGCTGCACCGTAGAGCGCCGGGCCAATCTCAGCTACGCCGAGTTCGTGCAGCA cTACGCCTTTTCCAGACCTGTCATTCTGCAGGGGCTCACAGACAACTCG AGGTTCCGGGACCTGTGCTCCCGTCAAAGGCTGCTGGCCTTGTTTGGGGACAGCGTGGTCCGGTTGAGCACTGCCAACACCTACTCCTACCAGAAAG TGGACCTGCCCTTTCAGGAGTATGTGGAGCAGATGCTGCACCCCCAGGACCCCTTCTCCATGGGCAATG ACACCCTGTACTTCTTTGGGGACAATAACTTCACGGAATGGGCATCACTTTTTCGGCACTACTCTCCACCTCCATTCAACCTGCTAGGTACCATTCCTGCTTATAGCTTTGGAATTGCAG GTGCCGGCTCTGGGGTGCCCTTCCACTGGCACGGGCCCGGGTTCTCAGAG CGCTGGTTCCTGTACCCTCCTGCGAAGACACCTGAATTCCACCCCAACAAGACCACACTGGCCTGGCTCCGGGACACATACCCGGCCCTGGCACTATCTGCACGGCCCCTGGAATGCACCATCCACGCTGGTGAG gTGCTGTATTTCCCTGACCGATGGTGGCACGCCACACTCAACCTCGAGACCAGCGTCTTCATCTCTACCTTTCTCAGCTAG
- the JMJD8 gene encoding jmjC domain-containing protein 8 isoform X3, producing MALGVRLLLLLALWALVVPARSLREAGDGGWWRPGPGAPAAVAEEECCTVERRANLSYAEFVQHYAFSRPVILQGLTDNSRFRDLCSRQRLLALFGDSVVRLSTANTYSYQKVDLPFQEYVEQMLHPQDPFSMGNDTLYFFGDNNFTEWASLFRHYSPPPFNLLGTIPAYSFGIAGAGSGVPFHWHGPGFSEVIYGRKRWFLYPPAKTPEFHPNKTTLAWLRDTYPALALSARPLECTIHAGAVFP from the exons ATGGCGTTGGGGGTGCGGCTACTCCTGTTGCTCGCGCTCTGGGCGCTGGTGGTTCCGGCCCGGAGCCTCCGGGAGGCAGGCGACGGAGGGTG GTGGCGGCCCGGGCCGGGGGCGCCGGCGGCCGTGGCGGAGGAGGAATGCTGCACCGTAGAGCGCCGGGCCAATCTCAGCTACGCCGAGTTCGTGCAGCA cTACGCCTTTTCCAGACCTGTCATTCTGCAGGGGCTCACAGACAACTCG AGGTTCCGGGACCTGTGCTCCCGTCAAAGGCTGCTGGCCTTGTTTGGGGACAGCGTGGTCCGGTTGAGCACTGCCAACACCTACTCCTACCAGAAAG TGGACCTGCCCTTTCAGGAGTATGTGGAGCAGATGCTGCACCCCCAGGACCCCTTCTCCATGGGCAATG ACACCCTGTACTTCTTTGGGGACAATAACTTCACGGAATGGGCATCACTTTTTCGGCACTACTCTCCACCTCCATTCAACCTGCTAGGTACCATTCCTGCTTATAGCTTTGGAATTGCAG GTGCCGGCTCTGGGGTGCCCTTCCACTGGCACGGGCCCGGGTTCTCAGAGGTGATCTATGGCCGAAAG CGCTGGTTCCTGTACCCTCCTGCGAAGACACCTGAATTCCACCCCAACAAGACCACACTGGCCTGGCTCCGGGACACATACCCGGCCCTGGCACTATCTGCACGGCCCCTGGAATGCACCATCCACGCTG gTGCTGTATTTCCCTGA
- the JMJD8 gene encoding jmjC domain-containing protein 8 isoform X4, protein MALGVRLLLLLALWALVVPARSLREAGDGGWWRPGPGAPAAVAEEECCTVERRANLSYAEFVQHYAFSRPVILQGLTDNSRFRDLCSRQRLLALFGDSVVRLSTANTYSYQKVDLPFQEYVEQMLHPQDPFSMGNGAGSGVPFHWHGPGFSEVIYGRKRWFLYPPAKTPEFHPNKTTLAWLRDTYPALALSARPLECTIHAGEVLYFPDRWWHATLNLETSVFISTFLS, encoded by the exons ATGGCGTTGGGGGTGCGGCTACTCCTGTTGCTCGCGCTCTGGGCGCTGGTGGTTCCGGCCCGGAGCCTCCGGGAGGCAGGCGACGGAGGGTG GTGGCGGCCCGGGCCGGGGGCGCCGGCGGCCGTGGCGGAGGAGGAATGCTGCACCGTAGAGCGCCGGGCCAATCTCAGCTACGCCGAGTTCGTGCAGCA cTACGCCTTTTCCAGACCTGTCATTCTGCAGGGGCTCACAGACAACTCG AGGTTCCGGGACCTGTGCTCCCGTCAAAGGCTGCTGGCCTTGTTTGGGGACAGCGTGGTCCGGTTGAGCACTGCCAACACCTACTCCTACCAGAAAG TGGACCTGCCCTTTCAGGAGTATGTGGAGCAGATGCTGCACCCCCAGGACCCCTTCTCCATGGGCAATG GTGCCGGCTCTGGGGTGCCCTTCCACTGGCACGGGCCCGGGTTCTCAGAGGTGATCTATGGCCGAAAG CGCTGGTTCCTGTACCCTCCTGCGAAGACACCTGAATTCCACCCCAACAAGACCACACTGGCCTGGCTCCGGGACACATACCCGGCCCTGGCACTATCTGCACGGCCCCTGGAATGCACCATCCACGCTGGTGAG gTGCTGTATTTCCCTGACCGATGGTGGCACGCCACACTCAACCTCGAGACCAGCGTCTTCATCTCTACCTTTCTCAGCTAG